A single region of the Anticarsia gemmatalis isolate Benzon Research Colony breed Stoneville strain chromosome 19, ilAntGemm2 primary, whole genome shotgun sequence genome encodes:
- the LOC142980953 gene encoding post-GPI attachment to proteins factor 6, translating into MRVVSFLLLYVCTGLISCDKEAEEDANRKRIIEQLTRTRTVLLDDYHLVTRQIATDVYMYRSYRTVSVVFYPVMRDVTDARFTFQSEELHLNNIGSCSPQEVIINIKHGAYPAVNPDGYDFPKGFIDPGTREQIHTLELLSDGKNTSYSISNPKPGNWYALIYIKWEDPRTQKVEQQGLVADCQTILYTDLQIKRQENIELIDCYEGITIDYSELPAQFKCMSLDTVEAISLNLTILNTPTDFQEVAFQVQALSLPTDDNNLVHCAFNPRENNVQVITFLPNPTVWHYVKLDYVEGNASKIADCESYYLRTDIDELTNHTIIDLMRDDKGRFFTFDYGLPTADLQDATSLVNITSSEIKSLRFKVNQFLDIGGSLTIAASLLMNLKYYMGYKRAFKKDSLLAFTEDNQFFRAVICMDIGHPSIPLESGHCSYNDKVKPALFVLNSTDSESIYDKTYIPFPDSGVWYLTFRIFCDQVVCPCETANNGTTYYVDTAADKEGSSVIPGNGTRVGTSECNATIVLTVSSMSCVSGKCSNHGNCLLNTFGGLVMSFCSCSAGYGSWDCSDSTRMDSRVFMLVSVLLLTLSNLLFILSIYVAIIRLYYTEAMMYAFTMVFSTFYHACDAPSQVAYCIVRSNILQFGDFYCGLMSFWVTLLAMSIVGDKFRSSLQLIGAIIIALLTTWNMHSFVAFLLPVAIGVTVLLASWYLDYRKNRRLKYPRTYYLRYMPLGIILVSVGLICYAFLQTEQNYKIVHSIWHMIIALSVVFLLPDVRRDGNVNAFAPSPNYCKLSFCKMFRRSQPPIAAD; encoded by the exons ATGAGAGttgtatcttttttattattgtatgtgtGCACTGGGCTGATTAGCTGTGACAAAGAAGCCGAGGAGGATGCGAACAGGAAGAGAATAATTGAGCAGTTAACAAGGACTCGCACAGTGTTACTTGACGATTACCATTTGGTTACTAGGCAGATCGCCACCGATGTATATATGTATAGAAGTTATCGCACAGTGTCTGTTGTGTTTTACCCTGTTATGAGGGATGTCACCGACGCGCGCTTCACCTTCCAATCTGAGGAGCTTCACCTCAATAACATTG GATCATGCAGTCCCCAAGAGgtgataataaatatcaaacacGGCGCGTATCCAGCCGTGAATCCTGACGGCTATGACTTCCCTAAAGGGTTCATAGACCCTGGCACGAGGGAACAGATCCATACCCTCGAACTGTTATCAGATGGGAAGAATACTAGTTACTCTATAAGTAACCCAAAACCAGGGAACTGGTACGCgttgatttatataaaatggGAGGATCCAAGGACGCAAAAAGTTGAACAGCAAG GTCTCGTCGCCGACTGCCAAACGATACTCTACACAGACTTACAAATAAAACGACAAGAAAACATAGAGTTAATAGACTGCTACGAAGGCATTACCATAGACTACAGCGAACTACCCGCACAGTTCAAATGCATGTCTCTTGACACTGTTGAGGCAATCAGTTTGAACTTAACGATACTTAACACGCCTACAGACTTCCAAGAAGTAGCCTTCCAAGTACAAGCATTATCCCTCCCAACAGACGACAATAACCTCGTTCACTGTGCCTTCAACCCCAGAGAAAATAACGTACAAGTCATAACGTTCCTCCCCAACCCAACTGTCTGGCATTACGTCAAATTAGACTACGTCGAAGGCAACGCTTCCAAAATAGCAGACTGCGAATCCTACTACCTCAGAACAGATATTGATGAACTCACAAATCATACGATTATCGACCTTATGCGCGATGACAAAGGTCGATTCTTCACATTCGACTACGGTCTACCTACCGCTGATCTCCAAGATGCAACCAGTCTAGTCAACATTACCTCCTCAGAGATCAAATCTCTTAGGTTCAAAGTGAACCAATTTTTAGATATCGGTGGTAGTTTAACAATAGCGGCTAGTCTTCTAATGAACTTGAAGTACTATATGGGCTATAAGAGGGCGTTCAAAAAGGATTCTTTGTTAGCATTCACGGAGGACAACCAGTTTTTCAGAGCCGTGATATGTATGGACATTGGTCATCCGAGCATACCATTGGAGAGTGGTCACTGCAGTTATAATGATAAGGTGAAGCCGGCATTGTTCGTGTTGAACAGTACTGACTCTGAGTCTATATATGACAAGACGTACATCCCGTTTCCGGACAGTGGGGTGTGGTATCTTACTTTTAGGATATTCTGTGATCAGGTAGTGTGTCCTTGTGAGACGGCTAACAACGGTACGACGTATTACGTTGATACTGCGGCGGACAAGGAAGGTTCTAGCGTGATCCCGGGGAACGGGACTAGGGTTGGGACTTCGGAGTGCAACGCTACGATAGTGCTGACGGTATCGTCTATGTCCTGCGTTAGCGGCAAGTGCAGTAACCACGGGAACTGTCTACTGAACACGTTCGGTGGATTGGTGATGTCATTTTGCTCCTGTTCGGCTGGATACGGAA GTTGGGATTGCTCCGACAGTACAAGAATGGACAGCCGGGTCTTCATGTTGGTATCCGTCCTGTTGCTCACGTTGAGTAACCTGCTCTTCATATTATCTATCTACGTGGCCATCATACGCCTCTACTACACCGAGGCTATGATGTATGCCTTCACCATGGTCTTCTCAACATTCTACCACGCTTGCGACGCCCCGTCACAAGTCGCCTACTGCATTGTACGAAGTAATATACTCCAATTCGGCGACTTCTACTGCGGCCTCATGTCTTTCTGGGTCACTCTCCTCGCTATGAGCATCGTCGGTGACAAATTCAGGTCTTCTTTACAATTAATAGGTGCTATAATCATAGCTCTTCTCACTACGTGGAATATGCATTCGTTCGTAGCTTTTCTACTACCGGTAGCTATAGGAGTAACAGTTTTATTAGCGTCGTGGTACTTAGACTATAGGAAAAATCGAAGATTAAAGTACCCGAGGACTTATTATTTAAGATACATGCCACTAGGTATAATTTTAGTGTCAGTAGGTTTGATTTGTTACGCTTTTTTGCAGACGGAACAGAATTATAAGATAGTACATTCTATCTGGCATATGATCATAGCTTTAAGTGTGGTGTTCCTTTTGCCTGATGTGAGGCGCGATGGAAATGTGAATGCGTTTGCTCCGAGTCCGAATTACTGCAAGCTTTCCTTTTGTAAGATGTTCCGTAGATCTCAACCGCCAATCGCGGCcgactaa
- the Saysd1 gene encoding SAYSVFN motif domain containing 1, whose protein sequence is MEAKLKEYRSLRRRKEFIDNTKDKIEKSKEKIVNFLVPKIFRNMGKQQEEEVLLMENEEPPPLEHPVTNPPIEDISEVISEVSEVESFEEENPETWRQCIIKYAVYGTIWLVFYIIFLKLQFGAVFFVLSVLIFIYFNTRTRPRKHGEVSAYSVFNENCKSIDGTLKAEQFEREIRYGAGTVRSF, encoded by the exons aTGGAGGCGAAACTCAAAGAATACCGCTCTTTACGACGACGAAAAGAATTTATAGATAACACCAAGGACAAGATCGAAAAATCGAAGGAAAAGATAGTAAACTTCTTAGTTCctaaaatattcagaaatatgGGCAAACAACAGGAAGAGGAAGTCTTGTTG ATGGAAAATGAAGAACCTCCTCCACTGGAACACCCAGTAACCAACCCTCCAATAGAAGATATAAGTGAAGTTATATCTGAAGTGAGTGAAGTAGAATCATTTGAAGAAGAAAACCCAGAAACATGGAGACAATGCATCATAAAATACGCTGTATACGGAACAATATGGCTGGTGTTTTATATAATCTTCCTAAAACTACAATTTGGAGCTGTCTTCTTCGTATTATCGGTCTTAATATTCATATACTTTAATACTCGGACAAGGCCTAGGAAACATGGAGAGGTGTCTGCATACAGCGTCTTTAACGAAAACTGTAAAAGCATTGATGGGACTTTGAAGGCTGAACAGTTTGAACGAGAGATACGGTATGGAGCGGGCACTGTGAGAAGTTTTTAA